A single window of Vibrio sp. HB236076 DNA harbors:
- the pabC gene encoding aminodeoxychorismate lyase — MFWRNGELIEHIDVRDRSFQYGDGCFTTLLVKERVIQHWPLHQQRLQLACQRLGIDMPNWSQLYSGVQSVIPDLPRVGVKIHLSRGMGGRGYQCQGVEGPSVVISTFDYPLHYQQWQREGIALALSDVKLGLNPLLAGIKHNNRLEQILAKQSLHDDNGCDAVMLNINDHVIETTIANLFWFKNNVLYTPKLDLSGVCGVMRKVVIETAERLGIECRQGDYFVSDLLSAQEVFTTNCLMEVVPVNQFLGQGYVSKTITQRLQEEILS, encoded by the coding sequence ATGTTTTGGCGTAATGGAGAGTTGATTGAGCATATTGATGTTCGCGACCGAAGTTTTCAATATGGCGACGGATGTTTCACCACTTTATTGGTTAAAGAGCGCGTGATACAACACTGGCCTTTACATCAGCAACGGTTGCAATTAGCTTGTCAGCGCTTGGGGATTGACATGCCGAATTGGTCTCAGTTATACAGTGGCGTACAATCTGTGATACCGGACTTACCTCGTGTGGGCGTTAAAATTCACCTCTCTCGCGGTATGGGGGGGCGTGGCTATCAATGCCAGGGCGTTGAGGGGCCTTCAGTCGTTATTAGTACCTTCGATTATCCTTTGCACTATCAGCAATGGCAACGCGAAGGGATCGCATTGGCTTTGTCAGATGTTAAGCTTGGCCTTAATCCTTTGTTAGCGGGGATTAAGCACAATAACCGTCTAGAACAAATTCTCGCCAAACAATCACTGCATGATGACAACGGCTGTGATGCTGTGATGCTTAATATTAATGATCATGTCATTGAAACTACAATAGCCAATTTATTTTGGTTCAAAAACAATGTGCTATATACTCCCAAACTCGATCTGTCCGGCGTTTGTGGTGTTATGCGCAAAGTCGTCATAGAGACGGCTGAACGGTTGGGCATAGAATGTCGACAAGGCGATTATTTCGTATCTGACCTTTTGAGTGCGCAAGAAGTCTTTACCACCAATTGTCTAATGGAAGTGGTTCCGGTCAATCAGTTCTTAGGGCAAGGCTATGTATCAAAAACAATAACTCAACGATTGCAGGAAGAAATACTGTCGTGA
- the fabF gene encoding beta-ketoacyl-ACP synthase II produces the protein MSKRRVVVTGMGMLSPVGNNVDSSWKALLDGQSGIVNIEHFDTTNFSTRFAGLVKDFDCTEYMTKKDARKMDLFIQYGIAAGIQALDDSGLVIDDNNADRVGVAIGSGIGGLELIENGHQALVEKGPRKVSPFFVPSTIVNMVAGNLSIMRGLRGPNIAISTACTTGLHNIGHAARMIAYGDAEAMVAGGSEKASTPLGMAGFGAAKALSTRNEAPQKASRPWDKDRDGFVLGDGAGVIVLEEYEHAKARGAKIYAELVGFGMSGDAYHMTSPSEDGSGGALAMEAALRDAGINGEQVGYVNAHGTSTPAGDVAEVKGIKRALGEAGAKQVKVSSTKSMTGHLLGAAGSVEAIITIMSLVDQKVPPTINLDNPEEGLDIDLVPHVAKEVQMEYAVCNSFGFGGTNGSLVFKKHD, from the coding sequence GTGTCCAAGCGTCGTGTCGTTGTTACCGGCATGGGTATGTTGTCACCGGTAGGCAACAATGTAGATTCCTCATGGAAAGCCCTGCTCGATGGTCAAAGTGGTATCGTTAATATCGAACACTTTGATACCACAAATTTTTCTACCCGTTTTGCTGGTCTTGTTAAAGATTTTGATTGTACTGAATACATGACCAAAAAAGATGCCCGTAAAATGGATCTTTTCATTCAGTATGGCATCGCTGCTGGCATTCAAGCTCTCGATGATTCGGGCTTAGTTATCGATGATAACAATGCAGACCGCGTGGGTGTCGCTATTGGTTCAGGTATTGGTGGCCTTGAGCTGATCGAAAATGGTCACCAAGCGTTGGTCGAAAAAGGCCCTCGTAAGGTAAGCCCATTTTTTGTTCCTTCTACTATCGTGAATATGGTAGCAGGTAATCTTTCTATTATGCGTGGTTTACGTGGCCCTAATATTGCCATTTCAACCGCGTGTACAACCGGCTTACACAACATCGGTCATGCAGCACGTATGATTGCTTATGGCGATGCAGAAGCCATGGTTGCTGGTGGTTCTGAAAAAGCCTCTACGCCGCTGGGTATGGCGGGTTTTGGTGCGGCGAAAGCCTTGTCTACGCGCAACGAAGCACCTCAGAAAGCCTCTCGCCCTTGGGATAAAGACCGCGATGGGTTTGTTCTCGGTGACGGCGCGGGTGTTATCGTGCTTGAAGAATACGAACACGCGAAAGCGCGAGGCGCTAAAATTTACGCTGAGTTGGTTGGCTTTGGTATGTCAGGTGATGCTTACCACATGACTTCTCCAAGTGAAGACGGCTCTGGCGGTGCTTTGGCAATGGAAGCGGCATTGCGCGATGCGGGTATTAATGGTGAGCAGGTGGGTTATGTCAATGCTCACGGTACATCTACCCCAGCTGGCGATGTTGCAGAAGTTAAAGGCATTAAGCGTGCTCTTGGTGAAGCTGGTGCTAAGCAGGTTAAGGTATCTTCAACGAAATCCATGACTGGCCACCTATTAGGTGCGGCGGGTTCAGTTGAAGCTATCATTACCATTATGTCTTTGGTAGACCAAAAAGTGCCGCCGACGATAAATCTTGATAATCCAGAAGAAGGATTAGACATCGATCTCGTTCCTCACGTTGCCAAAGAGGTGCAAATGGAATACGCGGTGTGTAACTCTTTTGGCTTCGGTGGTACAAATGGCTCTTTAGTGTTCAAAAAACACGACTGA
- the acpP gene encoding acyl carrier protein has product MSNLEERVKKIIVEQLGVDEAEVKNEASFVDDLGADSLDTVELVMALEEEFDTEIPDEEAEKITTVQAAIDYVTNAQ; this is encoded by the coding sequence ATGAGCAACCTCGAAGAACGCGTAAAGAAAATCATTGTTGAACAACTAGGTGTTGATGAAGCTGAAGTAAAAAACGAAGCTTCTTTCGTCGATGACCTAGGTGCAGATTCTCTAGACACTGTTGAGCTAGTAATGGCTCTAGAAGAAGAATTTGACACTGAAATCCCAGACGAAGAAGCCGAGAAAATTACTACTGTTCAAGCTGCGATTGACTACGTAACTAACGCTCAGTAA
- the fabG gene encoding 3-oxoacyl-ACP reductase FabG, which yields MTDLHNLEGQVALVTGASRGIGRAIAETLVARGATVIGTATSEKGAEAISEYLGDNGQGFALNVTEPESIEQTLKSINEAYGSIDILINNAGITRDNLLMRMKDDEWTDIMDTNLTSIFRLSKAVLRGMMKKRQGRIVNVGSVVGTMGNPGQANYAAAKAGVIGFTKSMAREVASRGVTVNTVAPGFIETDMTKALNDEQRAATLANVPAGRLGDPREIAEAVVFLASPAAAYITGETLHVNGGMYMV from the coding sequence ATGACTGATTTACACAACCTAGAAGGTCAAGTGGCGCTTGTCACTGGTGCGAGCCGTGGTATTGGCCGCGCAATTGCTGAAACCCTTGTTGCCCGTGGTGCGACCGTGATTGGCACGGCAACATCAGAGAAGGGCGCTGAGGCGATCAGCGAATATCTAGGGGATAACGGACAAGGTTTTGCTTTAAACGTCACAGAACCTGAGTCGATTGAGCAAACTTTGAAGTCGATCAATGAAGCTTATGGCTCGATTGATATCCTGATCAATAATGCAGGTATCACCCGCGATAATCTATTGATGCGCATGAAAGACGACGAGTGGACCGATATTATGGATACCAACTTGACGTCTATTTTTCGATTGTCAAAAGCGGTGTTGCGCGGCATGATGAAAAAACGCCAAGGTCGTATCGTCAATGTCGGTTCTGTTGTGGGGACGATGGGCAACCCAGGTCAAGCCAACTACGCTGCAGCAAAAGCCGGTGTGATTGGTTTTACTAAGTCGATGGCACGTGAAGTCGCTTCACGTGGCGTAACGGTCAACACCGTTGCTCCGGGTTTTATCGAAACAGATATGACAAAAGCATTGAATGATGAACAACGTGCTGCTACTTTGGCGAATGTTCCAGCAGGTCGTCTCGGTGACCCTCGTGAAATTGCTGAAGCTGTGGTATTTTTAGCGTCTCCTGCTGCTGCGTACATTACAGGTGAAACCCTGCATGTAAACGGCGGTATGTATATGGTTTAA
- the fabD gene encoding ACP S-malonyltransferase, protein MSTFSVVFPGQGSQAVGMLADLASQFEVVEQTFAQASEVLGYDLWALVQNGPVEDLNQTFRTQPALLAASVAIWRVWQQQERPLPTVVAGHSLGEYSALVCAGVIDFQAAIKLVALRGQLMQEAVPAGTGAMYAIIGLDDEAIELACQQAAQGEVVSPVNFNSPGQVVIAGEKAAVERAGALCKEAGAKRALPLPVSVPSHCALMKPAADKLAEALESIEFNTPVIPVINNVDVIAQTDPQEIKQALVKQLYSPVRWTECVESMHAQGVEQLLEFGPGKVLTGLTKRIVKALNASAVNDLASLNAVTL, encoded by the coding sequence ATGAGTACATTCTCTGTGGTCTTTCCAGGACAAGGCTCACAAGCGGTGGGCATGTTAGCGGATTTAGCCAGCCAATTTGAGGTTGTAGAGCAAACTTTTGCTCAAGCCTCCGAAGTGTTGGGTTACGATTTATGGGCTCTAGTACAAAATGGCCCAGTTGAAGATCTCAATCAAACCTTTCGTACCCAACCTGCGTTACTTGCGGCATCCGTAGCGATTTGGCGTGTGTGGCAACAACAAGAACGCCCATTACCTACTGTCGTTGCCGGCCATAGCTTGGGCGAATACTCAGCGCTAGTGTGCGCTGGTGTGATTGATTTTCAAGCTGCGATTAAATTAGTGGCCTTGCGCGGTCAACTTATGCAAGAAGCGGTTCCGGCTGGCACTGGCGCCATGTATGCGATCATCGGTCTCGATGACGAGGCCATTGAGCTTGCTTGTCAACAAGCCGCTCAAGGAGAGGTGGTGTCGCCGGTGAACTTCAACTCGCCGGGCCAAGTGGTTATTGCTGGTGAAAAAGCCGCGGTTGAACGCGCAGGAGCGTTGTGTAAAGAAGCGGGCGCAAAACGCGCATTACCACTGCCTGTGTCTGTGCCTTCACACTGTGCTCTAATGAAGCCGGCTGCAGATAAATTGGCCGAGGCGCTCGAGTCAATTGAATTTAACACCCCTGTCATCCCGGTGATCAACAATGTTGATGTGATTGCACAAACCGATCCTCAGGAAATTAAACAGGCCTTGGTAAAACAACTGTACAGCCCGGTGCGTTGGACTGAGTGCGTAGAGTCTATGCACGCTCAAGGCGTTGAACAATTGCTTGAATTTGGTCCAGGGAAAGTGCTTACCGGTCTGACCAAACGAATTGTAAAAGCCCTCAATGCGTCAGCCGTTAACGATCTTGCATCGTTAAACGCTGTGACGCTTTAA
- a CDS encoding beta-ketoacyl-ACP synthase III, translated as MYSKILGTGSYLPTQVRSNADLEKMVDTSDEWIVTRTGIKERRIAAENETVADMAYEAAKHAIDMAAIDKNDIDLIIVATTSGSHSFPSSACQVQGKLGIHGCPAFDIAAACTGFVYALSVADQHIKSGMCQKVLVIGADALSKTCDPTDRSTIILFGDGAGAVVLGASEEPGIISTHLYADGQFGELLSLETPERGQDADKWLHMAGNEVFKVAVTQLSRLVKDTLAANNMEKSELDWLVPHQANLRIISATAKKLDMSLDQVVVTLDRHGNTSAATVPTALDEAVRDGRIQRGQNLLLEAFGGGFTWGSALVRF; from the coding sequence ATGTATAGCAAAATTTTAGGAACAGGCAGCTACCTGCCGACTCAGGTTCGCTCAAATGCGGACTTAGAGAAAATGGTAGACACCAGTGATGAGTGGATCGTAACCCGTACCGGGATCAAAGAACGACGTATTGCCGCTGAGAATGAAACCGTCGCCGATATGGCTTACGAGGCAGCAAAGCATGCCATCGACATGGCGGCCATCGACAAGAACGATATCGACCTGATCATCGTCGCCACCACCAGTGGTAGCCACTCTTTCCCTTCATCGGCGTGTCAAGTACAAGGCAAACTGGGTATTCACGGTTGTCCGGCTTTTGATATCGCTGCCGCATGCACTGGTTTTGTTTATGCTTTGTCTGTTGCCGATCAACACATCAAATCGGGAATGTGCCAAAAAGTGCTGGTCATCGGCGCTGATGCGTTGTCGAAAACGTGTGATCCGACTGATCGCTCAACCATTATTTTGTTCGGTGATGGGGCCGGTGCTGTCGTGTTAGGGGCCAGTGAAGAGCCCGGCATTATTTCGACTCATCTCTATGCCGACGGCCAATTCGGTGAATTGCTGAGCCTAGAAACCCCAGAACGCGGCCAAGATGCTGATAAATGGTTGCACATGGCTGGCAATGAAGTCTTTAAAGTCGCCGTCACTCAACTCTCCCGCTTGGTAAAAGATACGCTAGCGGCGAATAATATGGAAAAGTCAGAGCTCGATTGGCTCGTGCCTCATCAGGCCAATTTACGCATTATTTCTGCGACGGCGAAAAAATTAGACATGTCATTAGACCAAGTGGTCGTTACTCTTGATCGCCACGGTAATACCTCTGCAGCGACTGTGCCAACCGCGTTAGATGAAGCGGTGCGCGATGGCCGAATTCAACGCGGTCAAAACCTGCTACTAGAGGCCTTTGGTGGCGGCTTTACTTGGGGTTCTGCTCTGGTTCGATTTTAA
- the plsX gene encoding phosphate acyltransferase PlsX, with amino-acid sequence MNMITVAFDAMGGDHGPRVTVPAIVQALSHFPELKVIVVGHQTEITHALNLIGYQADHRLTIHHTERAVHDTDKPSYALRHGQNTSMQIAIDLVAQSAADACVSGGNTGALMALSRYALKLLPGIERPALVSRLPTSTGQFSWMLDLGANVACDADSLFQFAIMGAALAEQPLQRNPRVAILNVGAEQVKGNDLVKRCAAMLDQSKAIDFIGYIEGHQLLHNIADVIVCDGFVGNVCLKATEGTAQLFFDKIHKNLMASTVKSWIARKLFASLFDELKTLKPDHYNGASLLGLRGIVIKSHGSADTDAIISAIGEAIHEVKQQVPARISERLEAVLLERHY; translated from the coding sequence TTGAACATGATTACCGTTGCATTCGATGCGATGGGCGGGGATCACGGTCCTCGCGTCACAGTGCCTGCTATCGTGCAGGCACTGTCACATTTCCCCGAGCTAAAAGTGATTGTCGTCGGTCATCAGACGGAAATTACGCACGCGCTCAATCTCATCGGTTATCAAGCCGATCACCGCTTAACTATCCATCACACAGAACGCGCTGTTCACGACACCGACAAGCCTTCTTATGCCTTGCGTCACGGCCAGAATACCTCAATGCAGATTGCCATTGACTTGGTTGCTCAATCCGCTGCCGATGCTTGTGTCAGTGGTGGCAATACCGGTGCCTTAATGGCACTGTCACGTTACGCGCTAAAATTACTTCCAGGAATCGAGCGCCCAGCATTGGTCTCTCGTTTACCCACGTCAACGGGCCAGTTCTCATGGATGCTTGATTTAGGTGCTAATGTCGCTTGTGATGCCGACAGTTTGTTTCAGTTTGCCATTATGGGAGCGGCTTTGGCAGAGCAACCTCTGCAGAGAAATCCGCGCGTGGCGATTTTGAATGTCGGTGCTGAGCAAGTTAAAGGTAATGATTTGGTCAAACGTTGCGCTGCGATGCTTGACCAAAGCAAAGCAATTGATTTTATCGGTTATATTGAAGGTCATCAATTATTACATAACATCGCAGATGTGATAGTGTGTGATGGTTTTGTCGGTAATGTGTGTCTCAAAGCCACTGAGGGCACAGCGCAATTATTTTTTGATAAGATACACAAGAATTTGATGGCATCAACAGTAAAAAGCTGGATCGCAAGAAAACTGTTTGCCTCATTATTTGATGAACTTAAAACCTTGAAACCCGACCACTATAACGGTGCAAGTTTGCTAGGATTGCGCGGCATTGTCATAAAAAGTCATGGAAGTGCTGACACCGACGCCATTATAAGTGCGATTGGTGAAGCAATCCACGAGGTCAAACAACAGGTTCCCGCTCGAATTAGTGAGCGTTTGGAAGCGGTTTTACTCGAGAGGCATTATTAG
- the rpmF gene encoding 50S ribosomal protein L32: MAVQKNRKTRSKRGMRRSHDALTTAALSVDATSGETHLRHNVTAEGYYRGKKVINK; this comes from the coding sequence ATGGCCGTACAAAAAAACCGTAAAACCCGTTCTAAACGTGGTATGCGTCGTTCACATGATGCATTGACTACAGCTGCACTGTCTGTCGACGCAACTTCAGGTGAAACTCACCTACGCCACAATGTAACTGCTGAAGGTTACTACCGTGGCAAAAAGGTTATCAACAAGTAA
- the yceD gene encoding 23S rRNA accumulation protein YceD, protein MQKVKIPRSVDPAKAAQKRLDYNGIIQTSLFKRLDETTAGVKRDASVSLSFELDQQRLVVISGKANLDVDLICQRCNEKFSHEIDVEFTYTPYYSEKSEQEAPEEYDLVDLNEYGEVDLIQLIEDEFILSLPQVAMHDDAECSVDSNNMVFGELPDEVEETKPNPFDVLNSLKR, encoded by the coding sequence ATGCAAAAGGTAAAAATACCCCGTTCGGTTGATCCGGCAAAAGCAGCACAAAAACGTTTGGATTATAATGGTATTATTCAAACCAGCTTGTTTAAACGCTTGGATGAGACAACCGCAGGTGTAAAACGTGATGCGTCAGTATCATTGTCCTTTGAACTGGATCAGCAACGTCTTGTGGTTATCTCTGGTAAAGCTAACCTCGATGTTGACTTAATCTGTCAGCGATGCAATGAGAAATTTTCTCATGAAATCGATGTCGAATTCACTTATACGCCGTATTACAGCGAAAAAAGTGAACAAGAAGCACCGGAAGAGTACGATTTGGTAGATCTAAACGAATACGGTGAAGTCGATTTAATTCAGTTGATAGAAGATGAGTTCATATTGTCATTGCCACAAGTGGCGATGCACGATGATGCCGAGTGTTCCGTCGATTCAAATAATATGGTGTTTGGTGAACTTCCTGACGAAGTAGAGGAAACCAAGCCAAACCCGTTCGATGTTTTAAATAGCTTAAAGCGTTAA
- a CDS encoding nucleoside triphosphate pyrophosphatase: MDTPLVLASSSPFRKALLEKLALPFTCAVPDCDETPYHNENAKALVLRLARTKAMSCVTSTDSLIIGSDQVCVVDGNILGKPLTKEKAIEQLSNQSGKVITFYTGLALYNSRTQQCQTHLASFDVHFKRLTRQQIEAYVTKEQPLYCAGSFKAEGMGIALFERLDGDDPNSLIGLPLIALIQLLANEGVDVLTS, from the coding sequence ATGGATACCCCTTTAGTTTTAGCCTCGAGTTCACCTTTTCGCAAAGCATTGCTCGAAAAACTCGCCTTGCCCTTCACTTGCGCGGTCCCTGATTGCGATGAAACGCCTTACCACAATGAGAACGCAAAAGCCCTCGTGTTACGTTTAGCGAGAACCAAAGCAATGAGCTGTGTAACTTCAACCGATAGTCTCATCATCGGCAGCGATCAAGTCTGCGTCGTCGACGGCAACATTCTAGGCAAACCGCTCACGAAGGAAAAAGCCATCGAACAATTATCCAATCAAAGCGGTAAAGTGATCACGTTTTACACAGGTCTCGCCCTGTACAACTCACGGACTCAACAATGTCAGACCCACTTAGCGTCATTTGACGTTCATTTTAAGCGCTTAACCCGGCAACAAATAGAAGCCTATGTCACAAAAGAACAACCCCTTTACTGTGCTGGCAGTTTTAAAGCCGAAGGAATGGGTATTGCCCTATTTGAACGCTTAGATGGCGATGATCCAAATAGCTTAATCGGCTTGCCTTTAATCGCCTTGATTCAACTGCTCGCCAACGAAGGCGTTGATGTCCTGACAAGTTAA
- the rluC gene encoding 23S rRNA pseudouridine(955/2504/2580) synthase RluC — MNETKTPVQLLDIDADMAGQRVDNFLRNHLKSVPKSLIYRIIRKGEVRVNKKRVKAEYKLNAGDVVRVPPVVIEVSDTPAAPLNTNLERVKSLSDHIVYEDNHLLVLNKPSGLAVHGGSGLKFGAIEALRALKPECRFLELVHRIDRDTSGLLLIAKKRSALRHLQAQFRNKTVQKYYFALVMGVWDSHCKKVTAPLQKNEVNSIVRVNRDGKPSETRFKILERFEQATLLQASPVTGRTHQIRVHCQYTGHPIAWDDRYGDQRFDAYVRPSGLDRLFLHAANIQFLHPEDDRKITLDAPMDSQLQSALAWLRGAC; from the coding sequence ATGAATGAGACAAAAACCCCAGTACAACTGTTGGACATCGATGCCGACATGGCCGGTCAACGGGTCGACAATTTTTTGCGCAACCACTTAAAATCCGTACCGAAAAGCTTGATTTATCGCATTATTCGCAAAGGCGAAGTTCGCGTGAACAAAAAGCGAGTGAAAGCAGAATACAAACTCAATGCTGGGGATGTGGTTAGAGTGCCGCCGGTTGTGATTGAAGTCAGTGATACCCCGGCTGCGCCATTGAACACGAATTTAGAGCGGGTAAAAAGCCTATCAGACCATATAGTGTACGAAGACAACCACTTGTTGGTCCTCAATAAACCTTCTGGGTTGGCGGTTCACGGTGGCAGTGGCTTAAAGTTTGGCGCGATAGAAGCGTTAAGAGCGCTAAAACCAGAATGTCGATTTCTTGAATTAGTTCACCGCATTGACCGCGATACTTCCGGTTTGTTGTTAATAGCTAAAAAACGCTCGGCGCTTAGGCATTTACAAGCGCAATTTCGCAATAAAACGGTACAAAAATACTATTTTGCTTTAGTGATGGGGGTGTGGGATAGCCATTGTAAAAAGGTCACTGCGCCATTGCAAAAAAACGAAGTAAATAGCATCGTGCGCGTTAACCGAGATGGCAAGCCATCGGAAACGCGCTTTAAAATTCTTGAACGCTTTGAGCAAGCAACATTACTGCAAGCGAGCCCGGTCACTGGACGAACGCATCAAATACGTGTGCACTGTCAATACACGGGCCACCCTATTGCATGGGATGATCGCTACGGTGATCAGCGCTTTGACGCTTACGTTCGTCCGTCTGGTTTAGATCGTTTGTTTTTACACGCCGCCAATATTCAGTTTCTTCATCCCGAAGATGATCGCAAAATCACCCTAGATGCGCCCATGGACAGTCAACTTCAAAGCGCACTTGCGTGGTTGCGCGGGGCATGCTGA